A single window of Salvia splendens isolate huo1 chromosome 8, SspV2, whole genome shotgun sequence DNA harbors:
- the LOC121744268 gene encoding uncharacterized protein LOC121744268 encodes MECNSNRKRKQSDIENGEFLALSLSVASAKAMAFSGANLPPPPPPPSFVMPAADPPATTHHRRQLIRNPARAPLEGKNPVIPPPYPWAGTGRATVRSLNYLRAQGITAIFGDVECRKCEEKFVMEFDLEERFAEISTFVAENQALMRHRAPNEWKNPELPRCDFCNQEGSVKPVISAKKRSINWLFLLMGKMLGCCTLEQLKYFCKHTKNHRTGAKDRVLFLTYLSLCKQMDPSGPYDVVV; translated from the coding sequence ATGGAGTGTAACAGCAACAGAAAGCGAAAGCAATCCGACATCGAAAATGGCGAATTCCTAGCCCTCAGCCTCTCTGTCGCCTCTGCCAAGGCCATGGCCTTTTCCGGCGCCAACTtaccacctcctcctcctccgccttcCTTCGTCATGCCGGCAGCGGATCCGCCGGCAACCACGCACCACCGCCGCCAATTGATAAGAAATCCGGCTAGGGCGCCGCTGGAGGGGAAGAATCCGGTGATTCCGCCGCCGTATCCGTGGGCGGGGACCGGCCGCGCGACGGTGCGGAGCCTGAATTACCTCCGCGCGCAGGGAATCACGGCGATCTTCGGCGATGTTGAGTGCAGAAAATGCGAGGAGAAATTCGTGATGGAGTTCGATCTGGAGGAGAGATTCGCTGAGATCTCGACGTTCGTGGCGGAGAATCAGGCGCTGATGCGGCACCGCGCGCCGAATGAGTGGAAGAATCCGGAGCTTCCTCGGTGTGATTTCTGCAATCAGGAAGGGAGCGTGAAGCCGGTGATCTCGGCGAAGAAGAGGAGCATCAATTGGCTGTTTCTGCTGATGGGGAAGATGCTGGGGTGCTGTACGCTTGAGCAGCTCAAGTATTTCTGCAAGCACACGAAGAATCATCGCACCGGCGCAAAGGATCGGGTGCTGTTCCTCACGTATCTGAGCTTGTGCAAGCAGATGGATCCGAGCGGGCCATACGACGTCGTTGTGTGA
- the LOC121744267 gene encoding acetylserotonin O-methyltransferase-like — protein MLGPLAIDSTSRPPSLVMESLYTSLFPSSSSTKLLQSPKMAELKASITADAKLEMWSYALGFTPMAIVKCAIDLQIADVIDSHGGSMTLPSLSAALGCSQPVLRRIMRYLVHRRIFTHTASSYSQTPLSRLLIRGAADSMAALVLLESTPTMLAPWQRLSLRARQADGSPFEDEHGRDLWGHCDANPEHSKLLDDGMSCIAAASSAAVVEQCPEVFDGISSLVDVGGGDGTALRILVKAFPWIRGINFDLPHVVGVAPPCDGVEPVAGDMFVAVPKADAAFLMSVLHDWNDEECIAILRKCKEAIKEKVMIVEAVIGEEEEEDRDKYSDVRLALDMVMLAHTSGKERTLKEWEYVVKGAGFSRFTVKHIKAIPAVIEAYP, from the exons atgttggGGCCATTAGCCATCGACTCCACGTCTAGGCCTCCGTCACTGGTGATGGAGTCCTTATATACATCCCTTTTCCCTTCATCTTCCTCAACAAAACTACTCCAAAGCCCAAAAATGGCAGAACTAAAAGCCTCAATCACCGCCGACGCCAAATTAGAGATGTGGAGCTACGCCTTGGGCTTCACTCCCATGGCCATAGTCAAATGCGCCATCGATCTCCAAATCGCCGACGTCATCGACTCCCACGGCGGCTCCATGACTCTCCCCTCCCTCTCCGCCGCCCTCGGCTGCTCCCAGCCGGTCCTCCGCCGCATCATGCGCTACCTCGTCCACCGCCGCATCTTCACCCACACTGCCTCCTCGTACTCGCAGACGCCCCTCTCGCGTCTGCTCATAAGAGGCGCTGCCGACAGCATGGCGGCGCTAGTCCTCCTGGAGAGCACGCCGACGATGCTGGCGCCGTGGCAGCGCCTCAGTCTGCGTGCTCGCCAAGCGGACGGATCGCCGTTCGAGGACGAGCACGGCCGCGACCTCTGGGGCCACTGCGATGCCAATCCGGAGCACAGCAAGCTGTTGGATGACGGAATGAGCTGCATCGCAGCCGCGTCCTCGGCTGCGGTGGTGGAGCAGTGCCCGGAGGTGTTTGATGGGATTTCCTCGCTGGTGGAtgttggcggcggcgatggGACCGCCCTCCGGATTCTGGTGAAGGCCTTTCCTTGGATTCGTGGGATTAACTTTGATCTGCCTCATGTGGTTGGAGTGGCGCCGCCTTGCGACGGAGTTGAGCCCGTCGCCGGAGACATGTTTGTGGCTGTTCCCAAAGCTGATGCTGCTTTTCtcatg TCGGTGCTACATGATTGGAACGACGAGGAATGTATAGCGATATTGAGGAAATGCAAGGAGGCGATTAAAGAGAAGGTGATGATCGTGGAGGCGGTGATCggggaagaggaggaagaggacAGGGACAAGTATAGCGACGTGCGGTTAGCGTTGGACATGGTGATGTTGGCTCATACTTCAGGGAAAGAGAGGACTTTGAAGGAGTGGGAATATGTAGTGAAAGGGGCTGGTTTCAGTAGGTTTACAGTCAAACATATCAAGGCCATTCCAGCAGTTATTGAAGCCTATCCATGA
- the LOC121743690 gene encoding uncharacterized protein LOC121743690 — MRYTIASILFLSLIACSVNARKDGGEYWQGVVKDQKVEGNGCHTVGESTIFDVKPKYEESFANGFERRAHTNTHVNHLGLVREFEPRPSATSYVSNLKPQDEKSIVRDFEPRPSITSYVDNLKPEDEKSFVRDFEPRPSITSYVGNLKPEDEKSFVRDFESRPSATSYVGNLKPQDEKSFVRDFEPRPSVTSYVGNLKPGDEKSFVRDFEPRPSITSYVGNLKPEDDKSFVRDFEPRPSITSYVGNLKPEDEKSFVRDFESRPSATSYVGNLKPQNEKSFVSDFEPRPSVTSYVGNLKPEDDKSFVRDFEPRPSITSYVGNLKPEDEKSFVRDFESSPSATSYVGNLKPEDDKSFVRDFEPRPSITSYVGNLKPEDEKSFVRDRV, encoded by the exons ATGAGATATACTATAGCTAGTATCCTCTTTCTTTCACTG ATAGCTTGCAGTGTCAATGCAAGAAAAGATGGAGGGGAATATTGGCAAGGTGTTGTGAAGGATCAAAAAGTGGAAGGAAATGGCTGCCACACGGTGGGGGAGTCAACAATATTCGATGTCAAACCTAAGTACGAGGAATCTTTTGCAAATGGCTTTGAGAGAAGGGCTCATACTAATACTCATGTCAACCATTTAGGTCTTGTGAGAGAGTTTGAGCCTAGGCCTAGTGCCACGTCTTATGTTAGTAACCTCAAGCCTCAAGATGAGAAATCTATTGTGAGAGATTTTGAACCTAGGCCTAGTATCACATCTTATGTTGATAACCTCAAACCTGAAGATGAGAAATCTTTTGTGAGGGATTTTGAGCCTAGGCCCAGTATCACATCTTATGTTGGTAACCTCAAGCCTGAAGATGAGAAATCTTTTGTAAGAGATTTTGAGTCTAGGCCTAGTGCTACATCTTATGTTGGTAACCTCAAGCCTCAAGATGAGAAATCTTTTGTGAGGGATTTTGAACCTAGGCCCAGTGTCACATCTTATGTTGGTAACCTCAAGCCTGGAGATGAGAAATCTTTTGTGAGGGATTTTGAGCCTAGGCCCAGTATCACATCTTATGTTGGTAACCTCAAGCCTGAAGATGATAAATCTTTTGTGAGGGATTTTGAGCCTAGGCCCAGTATCACATCTTATGTTGGTAACCTCAAGCCTGAAGATGAGAAATCTTTTGTAAGAGATTTTGAGTCTAGGCCTAGTGCTACATCTTATGTTGGTAACCTCAAGCCTCAAAATGAGAAATCTTTTGTGAGTGATTTTGAACCTAGGCCCAGTGTCACATCTTATGTTGGTAACCTCAAGCCTGAAGATGATAAATCTTTTGTGAGGGATTTTGAGCCTAGGCCCAGTATCACATCTTATGTTGGTAACCTCAAGCCTGAAGATGAGAAATCTTTTGTAAGAGATTTTGAGTCTAGCCCTAGTGCTACATCTTATGTTGGTAACCTCAAGCCTGAAGATGATAAATCTTTTGTGAGGGATTTTGAGCCTAGGCCCAGTATCACATCTTATGTTGGTAACCTCAAGCCTGAAGATGAGAAATCTTTTGTAAGAGATCGAGTCTAG
- the LOC121744673 gene encoding uncharacterized protein LOC121744673 has translation MLPEDDKSFVRDFEPRPSITTYVGNLKPEDEKSFVRDFESRPSATSYVGNLKPQDEKSFVRDFEPRPSVTSYVGNLKPEDEKSFVRDFEPRPSITSYVGNLKPEDEKSFVKDFESRPSAASYVGNGKPIGGKSNAYDFEQRPNVSAYTDDVSSKKEKSNANDFEPKPNVSAYTDDISSKKEKSYGEEFESRPNVSVYTGDVSSKKEKSYGGDFEPRPNLSAYSDE, from the exons ATGTTG CCTGAAGATGATAAATCTTTTGTGAGGGATTTTGAGCCTAGGCCCAGTATCACAACCTATGTTGGTAACCTCAAGCCTGAAGATGAGAAATCTTTTGTAAGAGATTTTGAGTCTAGGCCTAGTGCTACATCTTATGTTGGTAACCTCAAGCCTCAAGATGAGAAATCTTTTGTGAGGGATTTTGAACCTAGGCCCAGTGTCACATCTTATGTTGGTAACCTCAAGCCTGAAGATGAGAAATCTTTTGTGAGGGATTTTGAGCCTAGACCCAGTATCACATCTTATGTTGGTAACCTCAAGCCTGAAGATGAGAAATCTTTTGTGAAGGATTTTGAGTCTAGGCCTAGCGCTGCATCTTATGTTGGTAATGGTAAGCCTATAGGTGGGAAATCAAATGCTTACGATTTTGAGCAAAGACCTAATGTTTCAGCATACACTGATGACGTTAGCTCCAAGAAGGAGAAATCAAATGCTAATGACTTTGAGCCAAAACCTAATGTTTCAGCATATACTGATGATATTAGCTCAAAGAAGGAGAAATCTTATGGGGAAGAATTTGAGTCAAGACCTAATGTTTCAGTATACACTGGTGATGTTAGCTCAAAGAAGGAGAAATCTTATGGTGGAGACTTTGAGCCACGACCCAATCTTTCAGCATATAGTGACGAGTGA
- the LOC121744236 gene encoding organ-specific protein S2-like: MQEKMEGEYWQGVAKDQKAEGNGCHTVGETSIFHVKPKYEESFANDFKRRVHTSTHVSHLAFVREFEPRPSATSYVDRLKPHDDKSFVRDFEPRPSATSYVGNLKPKNEKSFVRDFEPKPTATSYVGNVKLRDEKSNANNFEPRPNVSAYTDDVSSKKEKSNANDFEPRPNVSAYTDDVSSKKEKSYGEDFEPRPNVSAYTDDVSSKKEKSYGEEDFEPRPNVSAYTDDVSSKKEKSYGGDQSSFKTIHLVYVSIFFFINDAKV; encoded by the coding sequence ATGCAAGAAAAGATGGAGGGGGAATACTGGCAAGGCGTTGCGAAGGAtcagaaagcggaaggaaatggCTGCCACACAGTGGGTGAGACATCAATCTTCCATGTCAAACCTAAGTATGAGGAATCTTTTGCAAATGACTTTAAGAGAAGGGTTCATACTAGTACTCATGTCAGCCATTTAGCTTTTGTGAGAGAGTTTGAGCCTAGACCTAGTGCTACATCTTATGTTGATCGTCTCAAGCCTCATGATGATAAATCTTTTGTGAGAGATTTTGAACCTAGGCCTAGTGCTACGTCTTATGTTGGTAATCTCAAGCCAAAAAATGAGAAATCGTTTGTGAGAGATTTTGAGCCTAAGCCTACCGCTACATCTTATGTTGGCAATGTAAAGCTTAGAGATGAGAAATCAAATGCTAACAATTTTGAGCCAAGACCTAATGTTTCAGCATACACTGATGACGTTAGCTCCAAGAAGGAGAAATCAAATGCTAATGACTTTGAGCCAAGACCTAACGTTTCAGCATATACTGATGATGTTAGTTCAAAGAAGGAGAAATCTTATGGGGAAGACTTTGAGCCAAGGCCTAATGTTTCAGCATATACCGATGATGTTAGTTCAAAGAAGGAGAAATCTTATGGGGAAGAAGACTTTGAACCAAGACCTAATGTTTCAGCATATACTGATGATGTTAGTTCAAAGAAAGAGAAATCATACGGGGGAGACCAATCTAGCTTTAAAACAATTCACCTTGTTTACGTAAGTATTTTCTTCTTTATTAATGATGCAAAAGTATGA
- the LOC121743718 gene encoding ras-related protein Rab7-like, translating to MPSRRRALLKVIILGDSGVGKTSLMNQYVNKKFSNQYKATIGADFLTKEVQFEDRLFTLQIWDTAGQERFQSLGVAFYRGADCCVLVYDVNVMKSFDNLNNWREEFLIQASPSDPENFPFVVIGNKTDVDGGNSRVVSEKKARAWCASKGNIPYFETSAKEGTNVEEAFQVIAKNALKTGEEEEVYLPDTIDVGNSAQQRSTGCEC from the exons ATGCCGTCTCGCAGAAGAGCTCTCCTCAAGGTCATCATCCTCGGCGATAGCGG GGTCGGCAAGACCTCATTGATGAACCA ATATGTGAACAAGAAGTTTAGCAACCAGTACAAAGCTACAATTGGGGCAGATTTCTTGACAAAGGAAGTGCAGTTTGAGGATCGGCTTTTCACTTTGCAG ATATGGGATACAGCTGGCCAAGAAAGATTTCAAAGTCTTGGAGTTGCTTTTTATCGTGGTGCTGATTGCTGTGTGCTTGTCTATGACGTCAATGTCATGAAATCATTTGATAATCTTAATAACTGGAGGGAAGAGTTTTTGATTCAG GCTAGCCCTTCTGATCCTGAAAATTTCCCATTTGTGGTGATCGGGAACAAGACTGACGTGGATGGTGGAAATAGTAGAGTG GTATCTGAGAAAAAGGCCCGGGCTTGGTGTGCCTCAAAAGGGAATATTCCTTACTTTGAGACTTCTGCCAAGGAAGGCACCAATGTTGAAGAAGCCTTTCAGGTTATTGCAAAGAATGCCTTGAAGActggagaagaggaagaagt atacCTGCCGGACACAATTGATGTTGGTAACAGCGCCCAACAAAGGTCAACTGGATGCGAATGTTAA